The following are encoded together in the Triticum dicoccoides isolate Atlit2015 ecotype Zavitan chromosome 6B, WEW_v2.0, whole genome shotgun sequence genome:
- the LOC119325267 gene encoding transcription factor bHLH94-like, translating to MALEAVVFSKGFFGRCAMAAEGVGGGGGFWGGNGHGHGGGMDLDGSNAHCGAAVASTEAPEGSSSLPALLPPGHGGDRGDADDGAVGAASASGAAGRRKRRRARSVKNIEEAESQRLTHIAVERNRRRQMNEYLGVLRSLMPASYVHRGDQASIIGGAINYVKELEQLVQSLEAHRHAPLRDDCPVSGDVSTAVVPFADFFTFPQYTMSVRHAPEAAAATAEAADALADDGRGNAADGDTTSGSKQSAVADIEVTIVESHASLKVLSRRRPRQLLRIVAGLQGHRLAVLHLNATSAGHMALYCLSLKVEDDCRLSSVDDIAAAVHRIVETIEREEEEEQRQQQSCT from the exons ATGGCGTTGGAGGCCGTGGTGTTCTCGAAAGGGTTCTTCGGGCGCTGCGCCATGGCTGCCGAAGGAGTTGGAGGAGGCGGTGGGTTTTGGGGCGGGAATGGCCACGGGCACGGCGGTGGCATGGACTTGGACGGAAGCAACGCCCATTGCGGCGCCGCCGTTGCGAGCACCGAAGCCCCGGAAGGAAGTTCCTCCTTGCCGGCGCTGCTGCCGCCGGGGCACGGAGGTGACCGTGGAGACGCGGACGACGGTGCCGTGGGCGCGGCGTCGGCATCAGGTGCGGCAGGGAGGAGGAAGCGGCGAAGAGCGAGGAGCGTGAAGAACATTGAGGAGGCGGAGAGCCAGCGGTTGACCCACATCGCCGTCGAGCGAAACCGCCGCAGGCAAATGAACGAGTACCTTGGCGTGCTCCGGTCCCTCATGCCGGCCTCCTATGTGCACAGG GGCGACCAGGCATCCATAATTGGCGGCGCGATCAACTACGTCAAGGAGCTGGAGCAGCTAGTTCAATCCCTGGAGGCGCACCGGCACGCCCCCCTCCGCGACGACTGTCCCGTCAGCGGCGACGTCTCCACCGCTGTGGTGCCCTTCGCAGACTTCTTCACCTTCCCGCAGTACACGATGAGCGTCCGCCACGCacctgaggccgccgcagccacagcAGAAGCAGCAGACGCACTCGCGGACGACGGCAGAGGCAATGCAGCCGACGGCGACACGACGTCGGGCTCGAAGCAGTCGGCCGTGGCGGATATCGAGGTGACCATCGTGGAGAGCCACGCGAGCCTGAAGGTGCTGTCGCGGCGGCGGCCGAGGCAGCTGCTGAGGATCGTGGCGGGGCTGCAGGGCCACCGGCTCGCCGTGCTGCACCTCAACGCCACCAGCGCCGGCCACATGGCCCTCTACTGCCTCAGCCTCAAG GTGGAAGACGACTGCCGGCTCTCGTCGGTGGATGACATCGCCGCGGCGGTCCACCGCATCGTCGAGACGATCgagcgtgaggaggaggaggaacagcgCCAGCAGCAGAGCTGTACGTAG